From Scleropages formosus chromosome 9, fSclFor1.1, whole genome shotgun sequence, one genomic window encodes:
- the LOC108929616 gene encoding corticoliberin-like → MKLNLLASTAVLLVALLPRYECRAIESAGAQLAPGAGAQALAQQQSLPLLVRLGEEYFVRLGSANQNQPVVTGDMPPNASSSSSSSTMRKALLLELTQRLLHGKLDNVAGRFVSSYGSPLDDSVERGKRSEEPPISLDLTFHLLREVLEMARAEQLAQQAHSNRKMMEIVGK, encoded by the coding sequence ATGAAGCTCAATTTGCTCGCGTCCACCGCGGTCCTGCTCGTCGCCTTGCTGCCACGTTATGAATGTAGAGCGATCGAGAGCGCCGGCGCGCAGCTCGCTCCCGGTGCCGGAGCCCAGGCGCTCGCTCAGCAGCAGTCCCTCCCACTTCTGGTGCGCCTAGGAGAGGAGTACTTCGTGCGGCTCGGCAGCGCGAACCAGAACCAGCCCGTGGTCACCGGTGACATGCCGCCCaacgcctcctcctcctcctcgtcgtcgACCATGAGAAAGGCTCTCCTGCTGGAGCTCACGCAGCGCCTCCTGCACGGCAAACTTGACAACGTGGCGGGTCGCTTTGTGAGCAGCTACGGCAGCCCGCTCGACGACTCCGTGGAGAGGGGCAAGCGCTCCGAGGAGCCCCCCATTTCCCTGGACCTGACTTTCCACCTGCTCAGAGAGGTGCTGGAGATGGCCCGCGCCGAGCAGCTGGCCCAGCAAGCCCACAGCAACAGGAAAATGATGGAGATCGTCGGCAAGTGA